In Paenibacillus algicola, a genomic segment contains:
- a CDS encoding M14 family metallopeptidase: MNIGSLIRGLLGEQKPGDAKALEMKPGQVVRGLIVHVSEDSQEAVVQIQGVHVKARLEANLRPGESAMLQVQQPGADGAIVLKPFTGQGAALTTASIADLLRQAGLPDTPEVREILRSIQHAGVTLNKENVTVLKEALALRPIQLPAAEWAESAAIALQRGLPVTRESVISLHQAVFGPPLHQLLQDVEQQLRTAVNQLQQQAGAAGGSATTGAVAGGSALTGQVSGGSATAGAMAGGNALTGAVAGGNAPAGAVTGGNVLTGAVAGGNAAAGAVTGGSAQAGAVAGGSAQAGAVAGGNAAAALLAKLQGLLQELRSEHAQQGPTAGGTAAPGPAPSTLTAEPWVGRLLKLLGAEHEQQVLRGGSAPAQAAPSAAAGAAPSAAAGAAPSAAASAAPSAAAGAAPSAAAPSAAAPSAAAPSAAASAASSAAASAASSAAASAAPSAAAGAAPSAAGGAAPSAAGGAAPSAAAGAAPSAAGGAAPSAAAGAAPSSPLMPPVLTGAGTQPGSEIQETVKGLLLQLSAADLPPAFKEAAQQLLQHLTGQQLLLNTDRTAPFAQITMFIPLHGPDGEQTAAVHVQSRRGRKGELDHHNCRLWFDLNMNTLGHTVIDVQVVDNIVSIQMKNNEPWAEELFQSGRQELAQSVEDIGYQLLSMKTTPFPEITPASDKSQSRVADEYTPDIYKGVDLKI; encoded by the coding sequence GTGAACATCGGATCTTTAATTCGCGGACTGCTCGGAGAGCAAAAGCCGGGAGATGCCAAAGCCTTGGAGATGAAGCCCGGCCAGGTTGTCAGAGGCTTGATTGTTCATGTTTCAGAGGATAGCCAGGAAGCGGTCGTGCAAATTCAAGGGGTGCATGTCAAAGCCCGTCTGGAGGCTAATTTGCGTCCGGGAGAATCAGCGATGCTGCAGGTACAGCAGCCAGGCGCAGACGGTGCCATCGTGCTGAAGCCGTTTACAGGTCAGGGAGCAGCCCTGACCACAGCCTCCATAGCAGATTTACTGCGGCAGGCGGGTCTGCCGGATACGCCAGAGGTGCGTGAAATTCTGCGCAGCATTCAGCATGCGGGAGTAACCTTGAATAAGGAGAATGTTACGGTACTGAAGGAAGCCTTGGCGCTCAGGCCGATACAGCTTCCGGCCGCAGAATGGGCTGAGTCGGCTGCGATCGCTCTACAGCGCGGCTTACCCGTAACCCGGGAAAGCGTAATAAGCCTGCATCAGGCTGTGTTCGGCCCTCCGCTGCACCAGCTGCTTCAGGACGTGGAGCAGCAGCTGAGGACGGCTGTAAATCAGCTTCAGCAGCAGGCAGGGGCGGCTGGTGGCAGTGCAACGACAGGAGCGGTGGCTGGCGGTAGTGCGCTGACGGGACAGGTGTCTGGCGGTAGTGCGACGGCGGGAGCGATGGCTGGGGGGAATGCGCTGACGGGAGCGGTGGCTGGCGGGAATGCGCCAGCGGGAGCGGTGACTGGTGGGAATGTGCTGACGGGAGCGGTGGCTGGCGGGAATGCGGCAGCGGGAGCGGTGACTGGCGGCAGTGCGCAAGCGGGAGCGGTGGCTGGTGGCAGTGCGCAAGCGGGAGCGGTGGCTGGTGGGAATGCGGCAGCGGCCCTGCTGGCAAAGCTGCAGGGCCTGCTTCAGGAGCTGCGCAGCGAGCATGCGCAGCAGGGACCTACGGCCGGCGGCACTGCCGCGCCGGGCCCAGCGCCCTCCACCCTCACGGCAGAGCCGTGGGTGGGGCGGCTCTTAAAGCTGCTCGGTGCAGAGCACGAGCAGCAAGTGCTGCGCGGCGGCAGCGCGCCCGCGCAAGCGGCGCCAAGCGCCGCAGCGGGCGCCGCGCCAAGCGCCGCAGCGGGCGCTGCGCCAAGCGCCGCAGCGAGCGCCGCGCCAAGCGCCGCCGCGGGCGCTGCGCCAAGCGCCGCCGCGCCAAGCGCCGCCGCGCCAAGCGCCGCCGCGCCAAGCGCCGCCGCGAGCGCCGCGTCAAGCGCCGCCGCGAGCGCCGCGTCAAGCGCCGCCGCGAGCGCCGCGCCAAGCGCCGCAGCGGGCGCTGCGCCAAGCGCCGCAGGAGGCGCCGCGCCAAGCGCCGCAGGAGGCGCTGCGCCAAGCGCCGCCGCGGGCGCCGCGCCAAGCGCCGCAGGAGGCGCCGCGCCAAGCGCCGCCGCGGGCGCCGCGCCCAGTTCGCCGCTGATGCCTCCCGTCCTCACCGGAGCCGGTACACAGCCTGGAAGCGAAATCCAGGAGACGGTAAAGGGGCTGCTGCTGCAGCTCTCGGCAGCGGATTTGCCGCCGGCATTCAAGGAAGCAGCACAGCAGTTATTGCAGCATTTGACCGGCCAGCAGCTATTGCTGAATACAGATCGCACGGCGCCTTTTGCCCAGATCACAATGTTCATTCCTCTTCATGGTCCGGACGGTGAGCAGACTGCAGCCGTCCATGTGCAGTCGAGGCGGGGCCGCAAGGGCGAGCTGGATCATCATAATTGCCGGCTATGGTTTGATCTGAACATGAACACACTGGGACACACTGTGATTGACGTGCAGGTCGTAGACAATATCGTGAGTATCCAGATGAAAAATAATGAGCCTTGGGCGGAGGAGCTGTTCCAATCCGGGCGTCAGGAGCTGGCACAGTCGGTTGAAGACATCGGATATCAGCTGCTGAGCATGAAAACGACTCCATTTCCGGAAATTACTCCGGCTTCAGACAAATCTCAGAGCCGTGTTGCAGATGAATATACACCGGATATTTACAAAGGAGTGGATCTGAAAATATGA
- the lepB gene encoding signal peptidase I translates to MMQESNQDAVSSHQAGKPKAKNELLEWIKALLIALILVVLIRWLLFKPFVVQGPSMEPTFVSNQKLIVNEILYDIRKPERGEVIVFHVPSEGRDFIKRVIAVAGDTVKVEGDQVLVNGKPVEESYIQEAVDAANAEGRLYNPVTNFPNEYVSEDTVPEGHVFVLGDNRSNSTDSRMIGFVPLGDIVGRADVIFWPLKDIGFISQ, encoded by the coding sequence ATTATGCAGGAATCCAATCAGGATGCTGTCAGCTCCCATCAAGCTGGCAAGCCGAAGGCCAAGAATGAGCTGCTGGAATGGATCAAGGCCCTTCTCATTGCGTTGATTCTGGTGGTTCTCATTCGCTGGCTGCTTTTTAAACCCTTTGTGGTGCAGGGGCCGTCCATGGAGCCCACCTTTGTCTCCAATCAAAAGCTGATAGTCAACGAGATTTTGTACGATATACGCAAGCCGGAGCGTGGTGAGGTCATCGTCTTTCATGTTCCATCCGAGGGCAGAGACTTTATCAAGCGAGTGATTGCGGTGGCGGGAGATACGGTGAAGGTGGAAGGCGACCAAGTGCTTGTAAACGGAAAGCCTGTGGAGGAAAGCTACATCCAGGAAGCGGTCGATGCAGCAAATGCTGAAGGACGGCTGTACAATCCAGTGACGAATTTCCCGAATGAATATGTTTCTGAAGATACAGTGCCGGAAGGGCACGTTTTTGTTCTTGGCGATAACCGCTCGAACAGCACGGACAGCCGTATGATCGGCTTTGTACCGCTGGGGGATATCGTCGGACGAGCTGATGTTATTTTCTGGCCGCTGAAGGACATCGGATTTATTAGCCAATAG
- the rpsP gene encoding 30S ribosomal protein S16, which yields MAVRIRLKRMGAHKAPFYRVVVSDSRSPRDGRFIEEIGYYNPVAQPAEVKIDEEKALKWLQNGAQASDTVRNLLSKAGVMKAFHESKNQK from the coding sequence ATGGCAGTACGTATTCGTCTGAAACGTATGGGTGCTCACAAGGCCCCTTTCTACCGCGTGGTGGTATCGGATTCCCGTTCCCCGCGTGACGGCCGCTTTATCGAGGAAATCGGCTACTACAATCCGGTTGCTCAACCGGCTGAAGTAAAGATTGATGAGGAAAAAGCGCTGAAATGGCTTCAAAACGGTGCGCAAGCATCGGATACCGTTCGCAACCTGCTCAGCAAAGCAGGCGTAATGAAAGCATTCCATGAATCCAAGAACCAGAAATAA
- a CDS encoding acyl carrier protein, with amino-acid sequence MNRQIPSFNPVMEIPYYYPCHFPLIHEVLQRQGCHSSLSLLANSRLYGLPSCSSEGLVKTYHHKLNYGEPVWRMKSRRELPGFQEGLGEIKRCIDRGELFLATGSSYYLPYCDDYMNPNYIEKLVQPQSRLYLVDHWLAVYGIKEDELLVYDPVPAKYQGSISMENFQAFWRGNKCIPELAAAKKKEELYTYSTLDIEADEGLHAQGYLDILLQTAATTVQEFMAGREVHQGGRTYFFGQRVTRELLNQLHSLSENDENGLRLAAAFTFDMRWSRYFFRDLMLEIASVAGSPFTELTSRYEHLLSSWEQAHKLLQLKHSLRRPGWLQPARQTIQQLAEDELRWFEEMGRVLKHRGHFQQWSTDAEAKDLDKPALTRIILDSCAEMNRYQNTGIPVECGLQTPLYGRDGKLDSLGLVTLLVAVEQSIEEEFEVSLSLSELAAASQNENPFQSVASLAGYVSRQLSLQREESHHGV; translated from the coding sequence ATGAACCGTCAAATACCATCTTTTAATCCGGTCATGGAGATCCCTTATTACTATCCTTGCCATTTTCCACTGATTCATGAGGTACTGCAGCGACAGGGATGTCACAGCAGCCTCAGTCTGCTGGCAAATTCGCGGCTGTACGGCCTGCCCTCCTGCTCCAGTGAGGGTCTGGTCAAAACCTATCATCACAAGCTGAATTATGGTGAGCCGGTATGGAGGATGAAATCGCGCAGAGAGCTGCCCGGTTTTCAAGAGGGCCTTGGCGAGATTAAGCGCTGTATCGACCGCGGGGAGCTGTTTCTGGCGACTGGCAGCAGCTATTATCTGCCTTACTGCGACGACTATATGAATCCCAATTACATTGAAAAGCTGGTCCAGCCGCAGTCCCGGCTGTATCTGGTCGATCATTGGCTGGCTGTTTACGGAATCAAAGAAGACGAGCTGCTCGTATATGATCCTGTCCCGGCAAAATATCAGGGCAGTATTTCTATGGAGAACTTTCAGGCGTTCTGGAGAGGCAACAAATGCATCCCTGAGCTTGCAGCTGCCAAAAAGAAAGAAGAGCTCTACACCTATTCCACCCTGGATATTGAAGCGGATGAAGGGCTGCATGCCCAAGGATATCTGGACATTTTACTGCAAACCGCTGCAACCACTGTGCAGGAATTTATGGCCGGCCGCGAGGTCCATCAGGGGGGCCGCACGTATTTCTTTGGCCAGCGTGTCACCCGCGAGCTGCTGAATCAGCTGCACAGCTTAAGCGAGAATGATGAGAATGGGTTGAGGCTTGCAGCGGCATTTACCTTTGATATGAGATGGAGCCGGTATTTTTTTCGCGATTTAATGCTGGAGATTGCTTCTGTTGCAGGGTCGCCTTTTACAGAACTGACCTCACGGTATGAACATCTGCTTTCCAGCTGGGAGCAGGCACACAAGCTGCTGCAGCTCAAGCACAGTCTGCGCCGTCCCGGATGGCTGCAGCCCGCGCGGCAGACCATCCAGCAGTTGGCGGAGGATGAGCTGCGCTGGTTTGAGGAAATGGGAAGGGTCTTGAAGCACCGAGGTCATTTTCAGCAATGGAGTACGGATGCAGAGGCGAAAGATTTGGACAAGCCGGCGTTAACCCGAATTATTCTGGACAGCTGTGCAGAAATGAACCGCTATCAGAATACAGGCATCCCCGTAGAGTGCGGGCTTCAAACACCGCTCTATGGCCGGGATGGCAAGCTGGATTCCTTAGGCCTGGTTACCTTGCTAGTGGCTGTGGAGCAAAGTATTGAAGAAGAATTTGAGGTCAGTCTGTCGTTATCGGAGCTGGCCGCTGCTTCGCAGAATGAGAATCCATTTCAATCCGTGGCCTCCTTGGCAGGCTATGTCAGCCGGCAGCTGTCTTTGCAGAGGGAGGAAAGCCATCATGGAGTGTGA
- the trmD gene encoding tRNA (guanosine(37)-N1)-methyltransferase TrmD, translated as MKVDVLTLFPEMFTGVFGTSILGKAAEKGIVSLQAINFRDYAGNKHGQVDDTPYGGGGGMVLKPDAIFAAVEALQQSSSPARIILLCPQGQPFTQSKAEELSKEDHLVFICGHYEGYDERIRKHLVTDELSIGDYVLTGGELPAMVMIDSVVRLLPGVLGNESSAITDSFSTGLLEYPHYTRPAEFRGWKVPDVLLSGHHAHIETWRREQALRRTWERRPELLEKLELSPKDLKFLAALKAEEQNQQNE; from the coding sequence ATGAAGGTAGATGTACTGACATTGTTCCCGGAGATGTTTACCGGAGTATTCGGGACAAGCATCCTGGGAAAAGCGGCCGAAAAGGGAATCGTATCTCTCCAGGCTATTAATTTCCGCGACTATGCCGGCAATAAGCACGGCCAGGTGGATGACACGCCTTACGGCGGCGGCGGGGGGATGGTGCTGAAGCCGGACGCAATTTTCGCAGCGGTAGAGGCTTTGCAGCAGTCTTCTTCCCCGGCGCGGATTATTCTGCTCTGTCCTCAAGGGCAGCCCTTTACGCAGTCTAAGGCAGAGGAGCTGTCCAAGGAGGATCATTTGGTGTTTATATGCGGACACTATGAAGGCTATGATGAGCGCATTCGTAAGCATCTGGTGACTGACGAGCTGTCCATTGGGGATTACGTGCTTACCGGGGGAGAGCTGCCGGCGATGGTGATGATTGATTCAGTCGTCCGTCTGCTTCCCGGTGTGCTGGGCAATGAATCCTCGGCGATCACAGACTCCTTCAGTACAGGGCTGCTGGAGTATCCGCATTATACGCGTCCCGCAGAGTTCCGGGGCTGGAAGGTGCCGGATGTGCTGCTTAGCGGCCATCACGCTCATATTGAGACCTGGCGCCGGGAGCAGGCATTGAGACGCACCTGGGAGCGTCGTCCGGAGCTTTTGGAGAAGCTGGAGCTGTCCCCAAAGGATTTGAAGTTTCTGGCTGCCTTGAAGGCGGAAGAGCAGAATCAGCAGAATGAATAG
- a CDS encoding EscU/YscU/HrcU family type III secretion system export apparatus switch protein yields the protein MKDLSSEAPASLKKAVALKYSPGDSEAPVVTAKGQGKLADTILERAREHGVPVQEDAALVEVLSKLDLDQQIPPELYQLVAEVLTYVYRAETKAREGRIHES from the coding sequence ATGAAGGACCTCTCCTCAGAAGCTCCCGCATCGCTCAAAAAAGCCGTAGCTTTAAAATACAGTCCAGGTGACAGTGAAGCGCCAGTCGTCACTGCCAAAGGACAGGGAAAGCTGGCCGATACAATTCTGGAACGGGCCAGAGAGCATGGCGTCCCGGTGCAGGAGGACGCAGCCTTGGTAGAGGTACTCTCCAAGCTGGATCTGGATCAGCAAATTCCTCCAGAGCTGTACCAGCTGGTTGCCGAGGTGCTGACCTATGTGTACCGGGCGGAGACTAAAGCCAGGGAGGGGCGAATCCATGAATCCTAA
- the rimM gene encoding ribosome maturation factor RimM (Essential for efficient processing of 16S rRNA) gives MAPKLFTVGKIVNTHGIKGELKVVSHSDFAEQRFAKNSQLYIVSPRGGAPLPVTVDTSRVHKNMYMVKFKEIDGINEAEKYKESLLKIDEALQEELPDNEYYFHEIIGCKVITDEDPPQELGVITEILTPGANDVWVVKTPNGKELLLPSIPDVVLEVDKTSKQVRVHLMEGLL, from the coding sequence ATGGCACCAAAGTTGTTTACTGTAGGCAAAATTGTAAATACCCACGGCATCAAGGGTGAGCTGAAGGTGGTTTCTCACAGTGATTTTGCAGAGCAGCGGTTTGCCAAGAACAGCCAGCTATATATCGTATCTCCCCGGGGCGGTGCTCCGCTACCGGTCACCGTGGATACCTCACGGGTGCATAAGAATATGTACATGGTGAAATTTAAGGAAATTGATGGGATTAATGAAGCGGAGAAATACAAAGAGAGCCTGCTGAAAATTGACGAAGCCCTGCAGGAAGAGCTGCCGGACAACGAATATTATTTTCACGAGATTATTGGCTGCAAGGTCATTACAGATGAAGATCCCCCTCAGGAGCTGGGCGTAATTACGGAAATTCTTACCCCGGGGGCCAATGATGTGTGGGTGGTGAAGACCCCGAACGGGAAGGAGCTGCTGCTTCCATCTATTCCTGATGTCGTGCTGGAGGTAGACAAGACCAGCAAGCAGGTACGGGTGCACCTGATGGAAGGGCTGTTATAG
- a CDS encoding YraN family protein produces the protein MNPNGEPVKATRQQKGAAAEQAAAWYLHTLGYTIRERNWRCRYGELDLIVSSPKGDTLVFVEVRSRSSKGIFGTPAESVNIRKMQQVRAIAGYYLHYKGVNPAQTRFDVIAVSLLPDLSTESLEHIQDAF, from the coding sequence ATGAATCCTAATGGAGAGCCTGTCAAAGCCACCAGGCAGCAAAAAGGAGCAGCCGCAGAGCAGGCCGCAGCATGGTATTTACACACACTAGGCTATACAATCCGCGAGCGAAACTGGCGCTGCCGTTATGGGGAACTGGATCTGATCGTATCCTCCCCGAAAGGAGATACCCTGGTGTTTGTGGAGGTTCGAAGCCGCAGCAGCAAAGGGATCTTCGGCACCCCAGCAGAATCTGTCAATATTCGAAAAATGCAGCAGGTTCGCGCCATTGCCGGCTATTACCTGCACTATAAAGGCGTCAATCCGGCACAGACACGCTTTGATGTTATTGCTGTATCGCTTCTGCCTGATTTGAGCACAGAGTCGCTGGAGCATATCCAGGATGCTTTTTAA
- a CDS encoding alpha/beta hydrolase-fold protein, which translates to MTTSSVIERLDGFKAKLLNNERRIFVYLPPGYHYDRSRRYPVLYMHAGQRAFEPASPGTEAWYIHAAADRLMEQGYIDGLIIVGIAHLRPLTHNEFYHYKAPESEAGHIGCSGLQYEDFIINDLKPYIDSHYRTLRDSSNTGLIGASAGGLSTYHIGMRRPDVFGKLIMMSPYFVKPTLHTDPEPFLEEEVLVLEKDSKPDVSMWMDIGDAEGLFLPSQVRSIVTRCMERGSRYMEDIAYLEEPEAAHQEKDWGDRVHIPLLYMFGRIGNPSSLMLHGRDQIGLDGTGSVMNGVLRYDSGFAVSVLDGQYTSSDPQVLQVGPYGELKPQKPGTSEITLSTRGLTATKIITVIPQLPNFVTIHISAQAPVEEQPAASIYGGMGMKLDYTGEGRYEGSFKVPRNAGFHFRFTRGFRRFETGKQGQVMTNRRLRADQDLKLHYTISGWDSFMNRASIEKGAEHEPSNTIF; encoded by the coding sequence TTGACGACATCATCAGTCATTGAGAGGCTGGACGGCTTTAAGGCGAAGCTTTTGAACAATGAAAGGCGTATTTTTGTGTATTTGCCGCCAGGCTATCATTATGATCGAAGCAGACGCTATCCGGTGCTGTATATGCATGCTGGTCAGCGAGCGTTCGAGCCCGCTTCACCTGGCACCGAGGCATGGTATATTCATGCGGCGGCGGACCGGCTCATGGAGCAAGGGTATATAGACGGCTTGATTATTGTTGGTATTGCTCACCTGCGCCCGCTCACGCATAACGAGTTCTATCACTATAAAGCGCCGGAGAGCGAAGCAGGGCATATAGGGTGCTCCGGACTTCAATATGAGGATTTTATTATTAACGATCTCAAGCCTTATATTGACAGCCATTATCGAACGTTAAGGGATTCATCTAACACAGGGTTAATTGGAGCTTCGGCGGGAGGGCTATCGACTTATCATATCGGCATGCGACGGCCGGACGTGTTCGGCAAGCTGATCATGATGTCCCCGTATTTTGTCAAACCGACCCTGCATACAGATCCGGAACCATTTCTTGAGGAGGAGGTACTGGTTCTCGAAAAAGACAGCAAGCCGGACGTCTCCATGTGGATGGATATCGGGGATGCAGAGGGCCTGTTTCTTCCCTCTCAGGTGCGCAGCATTGTGACCCGTTGTATGGAGCGTGGCAGCCGGTACATGGAGGATATTGCTTATCTGGAAGAGCCAGAAGCCGCCCATCAGGAGAAAGATTGGGGAGATCGGGTACATATTCCGCTCCTTTACATGTTCGGCAGAATAGGTAATCCGTCAAGTCTAATGCTGCATGGTCGGGACCAGATCGGTTTGGACGGGACAGGCTCGGTGATGAACGGCGTGCTTCGTTACGACAGCGGCTTTGCCGTCAGCGTCCTGGACGGGCAATATACCTCATCAGATCCCCAAGTGCTGCAGGTCGGACCTTATGGTGAGCTAAAGCCACAGAAACCGGGGACATCTGAGATCACGCTCAGTACCCGGGGACTGACCGCCACCAAAATAATTACCGTCATCCCTCAGCTTCCAAACTTTGTCACCATCCATATCAGCGCCCAGGCGCCTGTTGAAGAGCAGCCTGCGGCGAGCATTTACGGCGGGATGGGAATGAAGCTGGATTATACCGGTGAAGGCCGATATGAGGGGAGCTTCAAGGTTCCACGGAATGCAGGCTTCCATTTTCGGTTTACACGAGGCTTCCGTCGCTTTGAAACGGGGAAGCAGGGACAAGTCATGACCAATCGAAGACTGCGCGCGGATCAGGATCTGAAGCTGCATTATACAATTTCGGGATGGGACAGCTTCATGAATAGAGCATCCATCGAAAAGGGGGCAGAGCATGAACCGTCAAATACCATCTTTTAA
- the rplS gene encoding 50S ribosomal protein L19 produces the protein MNIVQAITQEQLRSDIPSFRPGDTLKVHVKVIEGSRERIQLFEGVVIKRRGGGISETFTVRKVSYGVGVERTFPINSPKIEKIEVARRGKVRRAKLYYLRELRGKAARIKEIRR, from the coding sequence ATGAATATCGTTCAAGCGATTACTCAAGAGCAACTTCGCAGTGATATTCCGAGCTTTCGTCCTGGCGACACTTTAAAAGTGCACGTTAAGGTTATCGAGGGATCTCGGGAGCGTATCCAGCTGTTCGAAGGTGTTGTGATTAAGCGTCGCGGTGGCGGAATCAGTGAGACTTTTACAGTACGTAAAGTGTCTTACGGTGTAGGTGTGGAAAGAACTTTCCCCATCAACTCGCCTAAAATCGAGAAAATCGAAGTGGCTCGCCGTGGTAAAGTGCGTCGTGCGAAGCTTTATTATCTTCGTGAACTGCGCGGTAAAGCAGCGAGAATTAAAGAAATTCGTCGTTAA
- a CDS encoding ribonuclease HII — translation MKKRAENSKGEAVDLLAYEKEYGDRYVHIAGIDEVGRGCLFGDVVAAAVILPQGLLMEGINDSKKLTAKKREVLYEQIMEEALAVGVGRVDAARIDEINIKQAAREAMKLALDALQVQPQFLLVDAEHVDSRIPQLAIVKGDARSQSIAAASIVAKVIRDRLCEQEWEQAYPEYGIAVHKGYATKQHREQILLHGPTAMHRRSFLKNIEAEQLALF, via the coding sequence ATGAAAAAAAGAGCGGAAAACAGCAAAGGTGAAGCAGTTGATCTGCTGGCCTATGAAAAAGAATACGGAGATCGTTATGTACATATAGCAGGCATTGATGAGGTAGGGCGCGGCTGCTTATTCGGAGACGTCGTTGCGGCGGCGGTGATTCTTCCACAAGGACTGCTCATGGAAGGGATCAACGATTCGAAGAAGCTGACTGCCAAAAAAAGAGAGGTGCTTTACGAGCAAATTATGGAGGAGGCTCTGGCAGTCGGTGTGGGACGCGTGGATGCGGCGAGGATTGATGAGATCAATATCAAGCAGGCGGCAAGAGAAGCGATGAAGCTGGCTCTGGATGCACTGCAGGTGCAGCCTCAGTTTCTGCTCGTAGATGCAGAGCATGTTGACAGCCGCATCCCGCAGCTGGCGATCGTCAAAGGCGACGCCCGCAGCCAGTCTATAGCGGCAGCTTCCATTGTAGCGAAGGTAATCCGGGACCGGCTCTGTGAGCAGGAATGGGAGCAGGCTTATCCGGAATATGGCATTGCTGTTCACAAAGGCTATGCCACGAAGCAGCACCGGGAGCAAATCTTGCTGCACGGACCGACGGCAATGCATCGGCGAAGCTTTTTGAAAAACATAGAAGCGGAGCAGCTGGCCTTATTCTGA
- the ylqF gene encoding ribosome biogenesis GTPase YlqF: MAIQWFPGHMTKARRQIEEKLKLIDCVIELIDARLPLSSRNPMIDDILQGKPRLILMNKADLADPEVTRQWIQYFKEAGTPAFPIYAATGTGVKDIPGQVKLLLKEKIDRQIAKGMIPRAMRVLIVGIPNVGKSTLINRLAGRSIALTGDRPGVTKGQQWIKVTGGEMELLDTPGILWPKFEDQNVGYRLAVTGAIKEEILNVEDIAFFAVKYFSRYYWEPMSERFDLKRRPEDFEDGDQIVTVMEDIGRKRGCIVSGGRVDLEKASSLFLRELRAGKMGRFSMEAPY, from the coding sequence ATGGCGATTCAATGGTTTCCGGGACATATGACCAAGGCACGGCGCCAAATCGAGGAGAAGCTCAAGCTGATTGATTGTGTTATTGAATTGATCGACGCTAGATTGCCCTTGTCCAGTCGAAACCCGATGATCGATGATATTTTACAAGGAAAGCCGCGGCTGATTCTAATGAATAAAGCCGATCTGGCGGATCCGGAAGTGACCCGGCAGTGGATTCAGTATTTCAAGGAAGCCGGAACTCCGGCATTCCCGATTTATGCAGCTACCGGAACCGGGGTCAAGGACATCCCGGGTCAGGTGAAGCTTCTCTTGAAAGAGAAGATTGACCGGCAGATTGCCAAGGGTATGATTCCCCGGGCCATGCGGGTGCTTATTGTAGGCATTCCGAACGTAGGCAAGTCTACACTGATTAATCGTCTTGCAGGGCGCAGTATCGCCTTGACGGGTGACCGGCCAGGTGTGACAAAAGGACAGCAATGGATCAAGGTGACCGGCGGAGAAATGGAGCTGCTGGATACCCCGGGTATTCTGTGGCCGAAGTTTGAGGATCAGAACGTTGGATATCGGCTGGCCGTGACCGGAGCGATTAAGGAAGAAATATTAAATGTGGAAGATATCGCGTTTTTTGCGGTGAAATACTTCTCCAGATATTACTGGGAACCGATGAGTGAACGTTTTGATCTGAAGCGCCGTCCGGAGGATTTCGAGGATGGCGATCAAATCGTGACCGTAATGGAAGATATCGGACGCAAACGGGGCTGCATTGTCAGCGGCGGCCGAGTGGATCTGGAGAAAGCCTCCAGCCTCTTTTTGAGAGAGCTGCGGGCAGGCAAGATGGGACGCTTCTCGATGGAAGCCCCTTATTAA
- a CDS encoding KH domain-containing protein, with protein sequence MEELVRVIAKALVDHPEDVAVTAVDKGNLVVYELSVHPDDVGKVIGKQGRIAKSLRTVVASAAVKIDKRVTVDIIS encoded by the coding sequence ATGGAAGAATTAGTTCGCGTTATTGCTAAGGCTTTGGTGGATCATCCGGAAGATGTAGCCGTCACGGCGGTGGACAAAGGCAATCTGGTCGTTTATGAGCTGAGTGTGCATCCTGACGATGTCGGGAAGGTTATCGGCAAGCAAGGCCGGATCGCCAAGTCCCTCCGAACGGTGGTTGCATCGGCAGCCGTGAAAATAGACAAGCGGGTTACCGTGGACATTATCTCTTGA